The Pseudoalteromonas rubra region CGATGTCTTCGCTGGTTGCCGCCATTTGCTCAATGGCCGCTGCAATATTGGTGGCAAGACTCTGGGTGCGCTGCGCATCTTCGGTCACATGACTGGCAGCTTTTTCCATTTGATTACCAAGCTTAGTCCCTACGTTAATGGACTTGGATAACCCCACCAGCAGATCCTTAAAGGCATACACCGTATTGTGAATCGATTCGGAGATTTTACCCAGCTCATCACTGGTTTTTAGCCTCACATCTAAGGTCAGGTCACCGTTATTCGCAACTTTAGTCAAAATACCGGTTAGCTCATTCAGCTCACTGCGTAAAGAAGTAAACAAATGCGTATTGATCACTATGATGATAAGCATAAAAATCATGAACAACACAAACAACCAGGTCATTTGACTGATCAGATCTGCTTTATACGCCTCACTGATTTCACGCGTATGTGCCCACTGGCTGTCGAGTAAAGCTTTGACGTCCTTAATTTGCCCGGTCGCCTGCGAAAACCACTGCCCGCTATTCGGTAGTTGTGAATAGTCAATATTATCGCCCTTAGCAATGGCAGTGATCACCTTATCAAGCGCCTGAGCACGGCTATCAGACATCAGCTGTTTATAGGCACTCAGCGTGTCTCCGGACAACGCCGTTTCAAGCTGCTCTTTTAACAAAGTAAGTTGCAGCTGATAATAAGCAAGATCCCGTTTTACAGCGTCATTGGCAGATTGCCTGGCCAGCACCCCATTCACTTTGCCCCGTAATTGTCCTTTGCGCTCTTTACTCTGCGCCATCAAAAATGCGATGGACAAATTGGATGCCAGCTCCCGGTTTGTGACATAAGCCTGCATGCGCATCGCGGTATTCAGAGCAAGTTGATTGACATGGCTGTAATAATTAAATGCATTTTTGCCCTGCTGTTGATCCACCTGACGACGCAACGCGCTCTTTTCTCTCAGCAGTGTAAACAAATTAGGTAGCCACTTTTGCACTTTGTCATCGTCTTTAAATGCACCATTGTACAAACCTTCCAGCGCAGCAGCGGCAGCATCCGCTTTGATACGTTGCGCCGCAACCGCTTGTCTGGTTTGCCCGCTAGGATTGCCCAAAAAGCCAGCCGTGAGCCCCCGCTCAACAGCATGATGATGCGCCACCTTTTCCATTGCATCCAGTAACCCTATATAAGCGATGTCTTTTGAGGTTGCCTCAATGTCTTGCCAATACTGATAGACGACTTTGCTAAGCAAAATAAGCACAAAAATAAGTAAGGCAGCTGAGCTAATAATAGACAATTGAATAATAGAAAAGCGCTTAAGCAGATTCATGGTGTCTCCAGTATTCACTTAATGAACCCAATCAACTGCTTAATGACTGGATATCCTTATTGCTATTAAAGATAGTCAAAAATCTGCAAAGTCGACACTATCTGAGCTGCGACTATCGTAAGCATGTCTGCGCTTTGAGGGTACAGCTAGTCACCACACCAATGACGACTTACCCACTAATCGAGCAATATCACCCTGGGATGGGCTTCTGAAGAGCGTTCGTGATAAATATCGTCGAGATATCGGGCCAGTTCAGATTCATCCAGCTCGGGAGGGATCACGACATCATACCAATTTGCTTAATTAAGTGTTCTGTTTTGAGGCGAGAGAATATAGTCGATAACACCGCTCTCGCGTCCTGCTATCGCTGAGGCACCTACGTCCATGTAGGCGAGGCAAAAATTTTGCTATTTAGTTCTTCTAAATGAGAAATTTTTAACGCTGTTAGCGTCATATTTGCTCCTTCAAATAGACCAGGTATTAAGTGAAATTGGTATCATATACCCTGGCGCGCATGCCCCTGTCAGAATCATTAAACAGCTGCCATTGCGCCTCAACCCGGCTTACTGACATGCGTTTGCCAAATACATTAAACCTGAATGTCATCCGTATTCCTAAAAATAAAACAAAGCATAACAAGCAGTTTTTACTATTTGGCCAGGAAAGTCGACAGGCTAGCTAAAAAGCTTTTCACTAAAGTGCGGGTTGGTGGTATTGATTGTCAATTTGGTGATTTGGGTCAGTTGCACTAGGCTGGCTTGGTCCCCCACACTCAGCTTTAAACACTCATTCTTGTGCGTATCACGGCACAAGTC contains the following coding sequences:
- a CDS encoding methyl-accepting chemotaxis protein, coding for MNLLKRFSIIQLSIISSAALLIFVLILLSKVVYQYWQDIEATSKDIAYIGLLDAMEKVAHHHAVERGLTAGFLGNPSGQTRQAVAAQRIKADAAAAALEGLYNGAFKDDDKVQKWLPNLFTLLREKSALRRQVDQQQGKNAFNYYSHVNQLALNTAMRMQAYVTNRELASNLSIAFLMAQSKERKGQLRGKVNGVLARQSANDAVKRDLAYYQLQLTLLKEQLETALSGDTLSAYKQLMSDSRAQALDKVITAIAKGDNIDYSQLPNSGQWFSQATGQIKDVKALLDSQWAHTREISEAYKADLISQMTWLFVLFMIFMLIIIVINTHLFTSLRSELNELTGILTKVANNGDLTLDVRLKTSDELGKISESIHNTVYAFKDLLVGLSKSINVGTKLGNQMEKAASHVTEDAQRTQSLATNIAAAIEQMAATSEDIAKAASDTLNASDQLNDESKKLLEDNQRNLDAMHVLSQNMEQVNEMALNMEQQVEEINTILDSIRSVADQTNLLALNAAIEAARAGEHGRGFAVVADEVRGLANNSKGSSEQISTLLSNLNDISRNVVNAIKENTGLASNIMSEVEQTRQVSMQVSDHSSHVEQLTTSVATAAQQQSVVAQDISSNTTAVLDAANEELKTSQALKRLFDDMKLNSDTLQRTMDNFKID
- a CDS encoding DUF7661 family protein, with protein sequence MIPPELDESELARYLDDIYHERSSEAHPRVILLD
- a CDS encoding DUF7661 family protein; protein product: MTFRFNVFGKRMSVSRVEAQWQLFNDSDRGMRARVYDTNFT
- a CDS encoding Rho-binding antiterminator, with the protein product MANLKQEHKRVISCSDYDYFEIVCLFHYPVTINLRSGEQLSGMALDLCRDTHKNECLKLSVGDQASLVQLTQITKLTINTTNPHFSEKLFS